A single region of the Anguilla rostrata isolate EN2019 chromosome 11, ASM1855537v3, whole genome shotgun sequence genome encodes:
- the LOC135235119 gene encoding 5-aminolevulinate synthase, non-specific, mitochondrial-like isoform X4 — protein sequence MFRRVFCLWSTVDWQTLRLRQSSMASVMRRCPFLSRVPLALLQQAGRSVLGFALRCPVMMDLASRPLAIAPLRALSSSSSSTHCQNTQETLPTKETPPTGQCPEAPAGLPPGHPLPPPGQDSGSKCPFLAAEMGMGPGRGVVRQASVELQEDVQEMQAVRSGNPTAGTSPKAPEPARVLQDLLKQRPPRVSHLLQDNMPKAVSSFHYDRFFERKIEAKRSDHTYRVFKTVNRRAASFPMADDYTESLSSRRDVSVWCSNDYLGMSRHPRVLSAVMDTLQQHGSGAGGTRNISGTSKFHVELERELADLHGKDAALLFTSCFVANDSTLFTLAKMLPGCEIYSDAGNHASMIQGIRNSRAPKFIFRHNDAAHLRSLLQCSNPATPKIVAFETVHSMDGAVCPLEEMCDVAHEFGAITFVDEVHAVGLYGARGGGIGDRDGVMHKMDIISGTLGKAFGCVGGYIASTSALVDAVRSYAAGFIFTTSLPPMLLAGALQSLQILKSAEGRALRRMHQRNVRLLRCMLMDCALPVVHCPSHIIPIRVSDAAKNTEICDIMMSRHSIYVQAINYPTVARGEELLRIAPTPHHTPQMMAYFVEKLLSTWKQVGLELKPHSAEECSFCHHPLHFELMSEREKAFFSSLTPPPISASA from the exons ATGTTCAGAAGGGTGTTCTGTTTGTGGTCCACAGTGGACTGGCAAACACTCAG ATTGAGACAGTCCTCCATGGCCAGTGTGATGCGTCGCTGCCCCTTCCTCTCTCGCGTGCCCctggctctgctgcagcaggcaggGAGGTCTGTGCTGGGTTTCGCGCTCCGCTGCCCTGTGATGATGGACCTGGCCTCCCGCCCCCTGGCCATCGCCCCCCTGCGagccctgtcctcctcctcctcctccacccactGCCAGAATACCCAGGAGACCCTGCCCACCAAAGAGACCCCACCCACTGGACAGT GCCCTGAGGCCCCTGCTGGGCTGCCCCCGggccaccccctgccccccccagggcAGGACTCGGGCTCTAAATGCCCCTTCCTGGCAGCGGAGATGGGCATGGGCCCAGGCCGCGGGGTGGTGCGCCAGGCCAgtgtggagctgcaggaggacgTGCAGGAAATGCAGGCTGTGCGCAgcg GGAACCCCACGGCCGGGACATCCCCCAAAGCCCCGGAGCCGGCCCGCGTTCTCCAGGACCTGCTGAAACAGCGCCCCCCACGGGTGTCCCACCTGCTGCAGGACAACATGCCCAAAG CCGTGTCCAGCTTCCATTATGACCGATTCTTTGAGCGGAAGATTGAGGCGAAGCGGAGCGATCACACGTACCGCGTCTTTAAAACGGTCAACCGACGTGCCGCGTCCTTTCCCATGGCCGACGACTACACGGAGTCCCTGTCCTCCAGGCGGGACGTGTCTGTGTGGTGCAGCAACGACTACCTGGGCATGAGCCGCCACCCGCGCGTCCTCAGCGCCgtcat gGACACCTTGCAGCAGCATGGTTCGGGGGCCGGAGGGACCCGGAACATTTCAGGGACCAGTAAGTTCCACGTGGAGCTGGAGCGGGAGCTGGCCGATCTGCACGGGAAGGATGCTGCCCTACTTTTCACCTCCTGCTTCGTGGCCAACGACTCCACCCTGTTCACCCTGGCCAAGATGCTGCCAG GATGTGAGATCTACTCAGACGCTGGGAACCACGCCTCCATGATCCAGGGCATCCGGAACAGCAGAGCGCCCAAGTTCATCTTCCGCCACAACGACGCAGCGCACCTTCGCAGCCTGCTGCAGTGCTCCAACCCCGCCACGCCCAAGATCGTCGCCTTCGAGACCGTGCACTCCATGGACG GCGCGGTCTGTCCATTGGAGGAGATGTGTGATGTAGCACACGAGTTTGGCGCCATCACGTTTGTGGATGAGGTGCACGCGGTCGGCCTGTacggggcgaggggcgggggcaTCGGTGACCGCGACGGTGTCATGCACAAGATGGACATCATCTCCGGAACTCTGG GGAAGGCGTTTGGCTGCGTGGGCGGGTACATCGCCAGCACAAGTGCACTTGTGGACGCAGTGCGCTCATACGCGGCGGGATTCATCTTCACCACGTCGCTGCCGCCCATGCTCCTGGCGGGGGCGCTGCAGTCCCTGCAGATCCTGAAGAGCGCAGAGGGACGGGCGCTGCGCCGCATGCACCAACGCAACGTGCGCCTGCTGCGCTGCATGCTGATGGACTGCGCCCTGCCTGTGGTGCACTGCCCCAGCCACATCATCCCCATCAGg GTTTCTGATGCAGCAAAGAACACTGAGATCTGTGACATCATGATGAGCCGTCATAGCATCTACGTTCAGGCCATCAACTACCCGACCGTGGCACGGGGGGAGGAGCTTCTGCGCATCGCGCCCACACCTCACCACACGCCCCAGATGATGGCCTACTTTGTGG agaAGCTGCTGAGCACCTGGAAGCAGGTTGGGCTGGAGCTGAAGCCTCACTCGGCAGAGGAGTGCAGCTTCTGCCACCATCCACTGCACTTTGAGCTgatgagcgagagagaaaaagccTTCTTCAGCTCCCTGACCCCGCCTCCCATCTCTGCCAGTGCCTGA
- the LOC135235119 gene encoding 5-aminolevulinate synthase, non-specific, mitochondrial-like isoform X1, with product MASVMRRCPFLSRVPLALLQQAGRSVLGFALRCPVMMDLASRPLAIAPLRALSSSSSSTHCQNTQETLPTKETPPTGQCPEAPAGLPPGHPLPPPGQDSGSKCPFLAAEMGMGPGRGVVRQASVELQEDVQEMQAVRSGNPTAGTSPKAPEPARVLQDLLKQRPPRVSHLLQDNMPKAVSSFHYDRFFERKIEAKRSDHTYRVFKTVNRRAASFPMADDYTESLSSRRDVSVWCSNDYLGMSRHPRVLSAVMDTLQQHGSGAGGTRNISGTSKFHVELERELADLHGKDAALLFTSCFVANDSTLFTLAKMLPGCEIYSDAGNHASMIQGIRNSRAPKFIFRHNDAAHLRSLLQCSNPATPKIVAFETVHSMDGAVCPLEEMCDVAHEFGAITFVDEVHAVGLYGARGGGIGDRDGVMHKMDIISGTLGKAFGCVGGYIASTSALVDAVRSYAAGFIFTTSLPPMLLAGALQSLQILKSAEGRALRRMHQRNVRLLRCMLMDCALPVVHCPSHIIPIRVSDAAKNTEICDIMMSRHSIYVQAINYPTVARGEELLRIAPTPHHTPQMMAYFVEKLLSTWKQVGLELKPHSAEECSFCHHPLHFELMSEREKAFFSSLTPPPISASASPHLSSPPAPDPTSTSTSPRLHQHLTPPLISTSTSPRLPSLPVPHPASHLNQCLTPPPPAPDPASCQHLTPPPPAPDPASCQSLTPPPASAGPRLPSLQSSSAPELGSHTFLFSFSFVLSFFNQMM from the exons ATGGCCAGTGTGATGCGTCGCTGCCCCTTCCTCTCTCGCGTGCCCctggctctgctgcagcaggcaggGAGGTCTGTGCTGGGTTTCGCGCTCCGCTGCCCTGTGATGATGGACCTGGCCTCCCGCCCCCTGGCCATCGCCCCCCTGCGagccctgtcctcctcctcctcctccacccactGCCAGAATACCCAGGAGACCCTGCCCACCAAAGAGACCCCACCCACTGGACAGT GCCCTGAGGCCCCTGCTGGGCTGCCCCCGggccaccccctgccccccccagggcAGGACTCGGGCTCTAAATGCCCCTTCCTGGCAGCGGAGATGGGCATGGGCCCAGGCCGCGGGGTGGTGCGCCAGGCCAgtgtggagctgcaggaggacgTGCAGGAAATGCAGGCTGTGCGCAgcg GGAACCCCACGGCCGGGACATCCCCCAAAGCCCCGGAGCCGGCCCGCGTTCTCCAGGACCTGCTGAAACAGCGCCCCCCACGGGTGTCCCACCTGCTGCAGGACAACATGCCCAAAG CCGTGTCCAGCTTCCATTATGACCGATTCTTTGAGCGGAAGATTGAGGCGAAGCGGAGCGATCACACGTACCGCGTCTTTAAAACGGTCAACCGACGTGCCGCGTCCTTTCCCATGGCCGACGACTACACGGAGTCCCTGTCCTCCAGGCGGGACGTGTCTGTGTGGTGCAGCAACGACTACCTGGGCATGAGCCGCCACCCGCGCGTCCTCAGCGCCgtcat gGACACCTTGCAGCAGCATGGTTCGGGGGCCGGAGGGACCCGGAACATTTCAGGGACCAGTAAGTTCCACGTGGAGCTGGAGCGGGAGCTGGCCGATCTGCACGGGAAGGATGCTGCCCTACTTTTCACCTCCTGCTTCGTGGCCAACGACTCCACCCTGTTCACCCTGGCCAAGATGCTGCCAG GATGTGAGATCTACTCAGACGCTGGGAACCACGCCTCCATGATCCAGGGCATCCGGAACAGCAGAGCGCCCAAGTTCATCTTCCGCCACAACGACGCAGCGCACCTTCGCAGCCTGCTGCAGTGCTCCAACCCCGCCACGCCCAAGATCGTCGCCTTCGAGACCGTGCACTCCATGGACG GCGCGGTCTGTCCATTGGAGGAGATGTGTGATGTAGCACACGAGTTTGGCGCCATCACGTTTGTGGATGAGGTGCACGCGGTCGGCCTGTacggggcgaggggcgggggcaTCGGTGACCGCGACGGTGTCATGCACAAGATGGACATCATCTCCGGAACTCTGG GGAAGGCGTTTGGCTGCGTGGGCGGGTACATCGCCAGCACAAGTGCACTTGTGGACGCAGTGCGCTCATACGCGGCGGGATTCATCTTCACCACGTCGCTGCCGCCCATGCTCCTGGCGGGGGCGCTGCAGTCCCTGCAGATCCTGAAGAGCGCAGAGGGACGGGCGCTGCGCCGCATGCACCAACGCAACGTGCGCCTGCTGCGCTGCATGCTGATGGACTGCGCCCTGCCTGTGGTGCACTGCCCCAGCCACATCATCCCCATCAGg GTTTCTGATGCAGCAAAGAACACTGAGATCTGTGACATCATGATGAGCCGTCATAGCATCTACGTTCAGGCCATCAACTACCCGACCGTGGCACGGGGGGAGGAGCTTCTGCGCATCGCGCCCACACCTCACCACACGCCCCAGATGATGGCCTACTTTGTGG agaAGCTGCTGAGCACCTGGAAGCAGGTTGGGCTGGAGCTGAAGCCTCACTCGGCAGAGGAGTGCAGCTTCTGCCACCATCCACTGCACTTTGAGCTgatgagcgagagagaaaaagccTTCTTCAGCTCCCTGACCCCGCCTCCCATCTCTGCCAGTGC CTCACCCCACCTCTCATCTCCACCAGCACCTGACCCTACCTCCACCAGCACCTCACCCCGCCTCCACCAGCACCTCACCCCACCTCTCATCTCCACCAGCAC CTCACCCCGCCTCCCATCTCTGCCAGTGC CTCACCCCGCCTCCCATCTTAACCAGTGCCTgaccccacctccaccagcacCTGACCCCGCCTCCTGCCAGCACTTGACCCCGCCTCCACCAGCACCTGACCCCGCTTCCTGCCAGAGCTTGACCCCGCCTCCCGCCAGTGCCGGACCCCGCCTCCCATCTTTGCAATCTTCGTCAGCGCCTGAGCTGGGCTCCCatacctttcttttttctttttctttcgttctttctttttttaatcaaatgatgTAA
- the LOC135235119 gene encoding 5-aminolevulinate synthase, non-specific, mitochondrial-like isoform X2, with protein MFRRVFCLWSTVDWQTLRLRQSSMASVMRRCPFLSRVPLALLQQAGRSVLGFALRCPVMMDLASRPLAIAPLRALSSSSSSTHCQNTQETLPTKETPPTGQCPEAPAGLPPGHPLPPPGQDSGSKCPFLAAEMGMGPGRGVVRQASVELQEDVQEMQAVRSGNPTAGTSPKAPEPARVLQDLLKQRPPRVSHLLQDNMPKAVSSFHYDRFFERKIEAKRSDHTYRVFKTVNRRAASFPMADDYTESLSSRRDVSVWCSNDYLGMSRHPRVLSAVMDTLQQHGSGAGGTRNISGTSKFHVELERELADLHGKDAALLFTSCFVANDSTLFTLAKMLPGCEIYSDAGNHASMIQGIRNSRAPKFIFRHNDAAHLRSLLQCSNPATPKIVAFETVHSMDGAVCPLEEMCDVAHEFGAITFVDEVHAVGLYGARGGGIGDRDGVMHKMDIISGTLGKAFGCVGGYIASTSALVDAVRSYAAGFIFTTSLPPMLLAGALQSLQILKSAEGRALRRMHQRNVRLLRCMLMDCALPVVHCPSHIIPIRVSDAAKNTEICDIMMSRHSIYVQAINYPTVARGEELLRIAPTPHHTPQMMAYFVEKLLSTWKQVGLELKPHSAEECSFCHHPLHFELMSEREKAFFSSLTPPPISASASPHLSSPPAPDPTSTSTSPRLHQHLTPPLISTSTSPRLPSLPVPDPASHLHQHLTPSPPAPDPTSTST; from the exons ATGTTCAGAAGGGTGTTCTGTTTGTGGTCCACAGTGGACTGGCAAACACTCAG ATTGAGACAGTCCTCCATGGCCAGTGTGATGCGTCGCTGCCCCTTCCTCTCTCGCGTGCCCctggctctgctgcagcaggcaggGAGGTCTGTGCTGGGTTTCGCGCTCCGCTGCCCTGTGATGATGGACCTGGCCTCCCGCCCCCTGGCCATCGCCCCCCTGCGagccctgtcctcctcctcctcctccacccactGCCAGAATACCCAGGAGACCCTGCCCACCAAAGAGACCCCACCCACTGGACAGT GCCCTGAGGCCCCTGCTGGGCTGCCCCCGggccaccccctgccccccccagggcAGGACTCGGGCTCTAAATGCCCCTTCCTGGCAGCGGAGATGGGCATGGGCCCAGGCCGCGGGGTGGTGCGCCAGGCCAgtgtggagctgcaggaggacgTGCAGGAAATGCAGGCTGTGCGCAgcg GGAACCCCACGGCCGGGACATCCCCCAAAGCCCCGGAGCCGGCCCGCGTTCTCCAGGACCTGCTGAAACAGCGCCCCCCACGGGTGTCCCACCTGCTGCAGGACAACATGCCCAAAG CCGTGTCCAGCTTCCATTATGACCGATTCTTTGAGCGGAAGATTGAGGCGAAGCGGAGCGATCACACGTACCGCGTCTTTAAAACGGTCAACCGACGTGCCGCGTCCTTTCCCATGGCCGACGACTACACGGAGTCCCTGTCCTCCAGGCGGGACGTGTCTGTGTGGTGCAGCAACGACTACCTGGGCATGAGCCGCCACCCGCGCGTCCTCAGCGCCgtcat gGACACCTTGCAGCAGCATGGTTCGGGGGCCGGAGGGACCCGGAACATTTCAGGGACCAGTAAGTTCCACGTGGAGCTGGAGCGGGAGCTGGCCGATCTGCACGGGAAGGATGCTGCCCTACTTTTCACCTCCTGCTTCGTGGCCAACGACTCCACCCTGTTCACCCTGGCCAAGATGCTGCCAG GATGTGAGATCTACTCAGACGCTGGGAACCACGCCTCCATGATCCAGGGCATCCGGAACAGCAGAGCGCCCAAGTTCATCTTCCGCCACAACGACGCAGCGCACCTTCGCAGCCTGCTGCAGTGCTCCAACCCCGCCACGCCCAAGATCGTCGCCTTCGAGACCGTGCACTCCATGGACG GCGCGGTCTGTCCATTGGAGGAGATGTGTGATGTAGCACACGAGTTTGGCGCCATCACGTTTGTGGATGAGGTGCACGCGGTCGGCCTGTacggggcgaggggcgggggcaTCGGTGACCGCGACGGTGTCATGCACAAGATGGACATCATCTCCGGAACTCTGG GGAAGGCGTTTGGCTGCGTGGGCGGGTACATCGCCAGCACAAGTGCACTTGTGGACGCAGTGCGCTCATACGCGGCGGGATTCATCTTCACCACGTCGCTGCCGCCCATGCTCCTGGCGGGGGCGCTGCAGTCCCTGCAGATCCTGAAGAGCGCAGAGGGACGGGCGCTGCGCCGCATGCACCAACGCAACGTGCGCCTGCTGCGCTGCATGCTGATGGACTGCGCCCTGCCTGTGGTGCACTGCCCCAGCCACATCATCCCCATCAGg GTTTCTGATGCAGCAAAGAACACTGAGATCTGTGACATCATGATGAGCCGTCATAGCATCTACGTTCAGGCCATCAACTACCCGACCGTGGCACGGGGGGAGGAGCTTCTGCGCATCGCGCCCACACCTCACCACACGCCCCAGATGATGGCCTACTTTGTGG agaAGCTGCTGAGCACCTGGAAGCAGGTTGGGCTGGAGCTGAAGCCTCACTCGGCAGAGGAGTGCAGCTTCTGCCACCATCCACTGCACTTTGAGCTgatgagcgagagagaaaaagccTTCTTCAGCTCCCTGACCCCGCCTCCCATCTCTGCCAGTGC CTCACCCCACCTCTCATCTCCACCAGCACCTGACCCTACCTCCACCAGCACCTCACCCCGCCTCCACCAGCACCTCACCCCACCTCTCATCTCCACCAGCAC CTCACCCCGCCTCCCATCTCTGCCAGTGC CTGACCCCGCCTCCCATCTCCACCAGCACCTGACCCCATCTCCACCAGCACCTGACCCCAC ctccaccagcacCTGA
- the LOC135235119 gene encoding 5-aminolevulinate synthase, non-specific, mitochondrial-like isoform X3 has translation MFRRVFCLWSTVDWQTLRLRQSSMASVMRRCPFLSRVPLALLQQAGRSVLGFALRCPVMMDLASRPLAIAPLRALSSSSSSTHCQNTQETLPTKETPPTGQCPEAPAGLPPGHPLPPPGQDSGSKCPFLAAEMGMGPGRGVVRQASVELQEDVQEMQAVRSGNPTAGTSPKAPEPARVLQDLLKQRPPRVSHLLQDNMPKAVSSFHYDRFFERKIEAKRSDHTYRVFKTVNRRAASFPMADDYTESLSSRRDVSVWCSNDYLGMSRHPRVLSAVMDTLQQHGSGAGGTRNISGTSKFHVELERELADLHGKDAALLFTSCFVANDSTLFTLAKMLPGCEIYSDAGNHASMIQGIRNSRAPKFIFRHNDAAHLRSLLQCSNPATPKIVAFETVHSMDGAVCPLEEMCDVAHEFGAITFVDEVHAVGLYGARGGGIGDRDGVMHKMDIISGTLGKAFGCVGGYIASTSALVDAVRSYAAGFIFTTSLPPMLLAGALQSLQILKSAEGRALRRMHQRNVRLLRCMLMDCALPVVHCPSHIIPIRVSDAAKNTEICDIMMSRHSIYVQAINYPTVARGEELLRIAPTPHHTPQMMAYFVEKLLSTWKQVGLELKPHSAEECSFCHHPLHFELMSEREKAFFSSLTPPPISASASPRLPS, from the exons ATGTTCAGAAGGGTGTTCTGTTTGTGGTCCACAGTGGACTGGCAAACACTCAG ATTGAGACAGTCCTCCATGGCCAGTGTGATGCGTCGCTGCCCCTTCCTCTCTCGCGTGCCCctggctctgctgcagcaggcaggGAGGTCTGTGCTGGGTTTCGCGCTCCGCTGCCCTGTGATGATGGACCTGGCCTCCCGCCCCCTGGCCATCGCCCCCCTGCGagccctgtcctcctcctcctcctccacccactGCCAGAATACCCAGGAGACCCTGCCCACCAAAGAGACCCCACCCACTGGACAGT GCCCTGAGGCCCCTGCTGGGCTGCCCCCGggccaccccctgccccccccagggcAGGACTCGGGCTCTAAATGCCCCTTCCTGGCAGCGGAGATGGGCATGGGCCCAGGCCGCGGGGTGGTGCGCCAGGCCAgtgtggagctgcaggaggacgTGCAGGAAATGCAGGCTGTGCGCAgcg GGAACCCCACGGCCGGGACATCCCCCAAAGCCCCGGAGCCGGCCCGCGTTCTCCAGGACCTGCTGAAACAGCGCCCCCCACGGGTGTCCCACCTGCTGCAGGACAACATGCCCAAAG CCGTGTCCAGCTTCCATTATGACCGATTCTTTGAGCGGAAGATTGAGGCGAAGCGGAGCGATCACACGTACCGCGTCTTTAAAACGGTCAACCGACGTGCCGCGTCCTTTCCCATGGCCGACGACTACACGGAGTCCCTGTCCTCCAGGCGGGACGTGTCTGTGTGGTGCAGCAACGACTACCTGGGCATGAGCCGCCACCCGCGCGTCCTCAGCGCCgtcat gGACACCTTGCAGCAGCATGGTTCGGGGGCCGGAGGGACCCGGAACATTTCAGGGACCAGTAAGTTCCACGTGGAGCTGGAGCGGGAGCTGGCCGATCTGCACGGGAAGGATGCTGCCCTACTTTTCACCTCCTGCTTCGTGGCCAACGACTCCACCCTGTTCACCCTGGCCAAGATGCTGCCAG GATGTGAGATCTACTCAGACGCTGGGAACCACGCCTCCATGATCCAGGGCATCCGGAACAGCAGAGCGCCCAAGTTCATCTTCCGCCACAACGACGCAGCGCACCTTCGCAGCCTGCTGCAGTGCTCCAACCCCGCCACGCCCAAGATCGTCGCCTTCGAGACCGTGCACTCCATGGACG GCGCGGTCTGTCCATTGGAGGAGATGTGTGATGTAGCACACGAGTTTGGCGCCATCACGTTTGTGGATGAGGTGCACGCGGTCGGCCTGTacggggcgaggggcgggggcaTCGGTGACCGCGACGGTGTCATGCACAAGATGGACATCATCTCCGGAACTCTGG GGAAGGCGTTTGGCTGCGTGGGCGGGTACATCGCCAGCACAAGTGCACTTGTGGACGCAGTGCGCTCATACGCGGCGGGATTCATCTTCACCACGTCGCTGCCGCCCATGCTCCTGGCGGGGGCGCTGCAGTCCCTGCAGATCCTGAAGAGCGCAGAGGGACGGGCGCTGCGCCGCATGCACCAACGCAACGTGCGCCTGCTGCGCTGCATGCTGATGGACTGCGCCCTGCCTGTGGTGCACTGCCCCAGCCACATCATCCCCATCAGg GTTTCTGATGCAGCAAAGAACACTGAGATCTGTGACATCATGATGAGCCGTCATAGCATCTACGTTCAGGCCATCAACTACCCGACCGTGGCACGGGGGGAGGAGCTTCTGCGCATCGCGCCCACACCTCACCACACGCCCCAGATGATGGCCTACTTTGTGG agaAGCTGCTGAGCACCTGGAAGCAGGTTGGGCTGGAGCTGAAGCCTCACTCGGCAGAGGAGTGCAGCTTCTGCCACCATCCACTGCACTTTGAGCTgatgagcgagagagaaaaagccTTCTTCAGCTCCCTGACCCCGCCTCCCATCTCTGCCAGTGC CTCACCCCGCCTCCCATCTTAA